One window of the Pseudarthrobacter sp. ATCC 49987 genome contains the following:
- the der gene encoding ribosome biogenesis GTPase Der has protein sequence MSDTTQTSGQFGAGEDEYTPTGTDQVAEHLAALDDDEAELRAASLRAGLDDYELDEEDAALLSGEYDDEDFDGPVKLDPVLAIIGRPNVGKSTLVNRILGRREAVVEDTPGVTRDRVMYSATWNGRNFTVVDTGGWEHDARGIHARVAEQAEMAVELADAVLFVVDSAVGATATDEAVVKMLRKSKKPVIMVANKVDDFAQEADSATLWGLGFGEPYPVSALHGRGVADLLDHVMDTLPEYSTIEGLERSGGPRRIALIGRPNVGKSSLLNKLAGSERVVVDNTAGTTRDPVDEFIELGGRTWRFVDTAGIRRRQHMAQGADFYASLRTQSALEKAEVAVVLLAVDEVLSEQDVRILQLAIESGRALVLAFNKWDLLDDERRTYLEREIEQDLAHVAWAPRVNISAKTGWHKDRLVPALDTALESWDKRIATGRLNAFLGELVAAHPHPVRGGKQPRILFGTQASSRPPKFVLFTTGFLDPGYRRFITRRLRETFGFEGTPIEVNMRVREKRGKKR, from the coding sequence ATGAGCGATACGACTCAAACCTCCGGCCAATTTGGCGCCGGCGAAGACGAATACACGCCCACCGGCACGGACCAGGTGGCCGAGCACCTCGCCGCCCTGGATGACGACGAGGCAGAGCTCCGCGCGGCCTCCCTTCGGGCCGGCCTGGACGACTACGAGCTCGACGAAGAGGACGCCGCCCTCCTGAGCGGCGAGTACGACGACGAGGATTTCGACGGCCCGGTCAAGCTTGATCCGGTCCTGGCCATCATCGGCCGTCCCAACGTCGGCAAGTCCACCCTGGTGAACCGTATCCTCGGCCGCCGCGAGGCCGTGGTGGAAGACACCCCCGGCGTCACGCGCGACCGGGTCATGTACTCGGCCACCTGGAACGGCCGGAACTTCACGGTCGTCGACACCGGCGGCTGGGAGCACGATGCCCGCGGCATCCACGCCCGCGTCGCCGAGCAGGCCGAGATGGCCGTGGAACTTGCCGACGCCGTCCTGTTCGTCGTCGACTCCGCCGTGGGCGCCACCGCCACGGACGAGGCCGTTGTGAAGATGCTCCGCAAGTCCAAGAAGCCGGTCATCATGGTGGCCAACAAGGTGGATGACTTTGCGCAGGAAGCCGATTCGGCCACGCTCTGGGGCCTCGGCTTCGGCGAGCCGTACCCGGTCTCGGCACTGCACGGCCGGGGCGTCGCCGACCTCCTGGACCATGTCATGGACACTCTTCCCGAGTACTCCACGATCGAAGGCCTGGAGCGCTCCGGCGGTCCGCGGCGCATCGCCCTGATCGGGCGTCCGAACGTGGGCAAGTCCTCGCTGCTGAACAAGCTGGCCGGTTCCGAGCGCGTTGTCGTGGACAACACCGCCGGCACCACGCGTGACCCGGTCGATGAGTTCATCGAACTCGGTGGGCGCACCTGGCGTTTTGTGGACACCGCCGGTATCCGTCGCCGCCAGCACATGGCGCAGGGCGCCGACTTCTACGCCTCGCTGCGGACGCAGAGCGCCCTCGAAAAGGCGGAGGTCGCCGTCGTGCTCCTCGCGGTGGATGAAGTGCTCAGCGAACAGGACGTCCGCATCCTGCAGCTGGCCATCGAATCCGGCCGGGCCCTGGTTCTTGCGTTCAACAAGTGGGACCTGCTCGACGACGAACGCCGCACCTACCTCGAACGTGAAATCGAGCAGGACCTGGCCCACGTGGCATGGGCACCGCGGGTCAACATCTCGGCCAAGACCGGCTGGCACAAGGACAGGCTCGTCCCTGCCCTGGACACCGCGCTGGAAAGCTGGGACAAGCGCATCGCCACCGGCCGGCTCAACGCCTTCCTGGGTGAACTGGTAGCCGCGCACCCGCACCCGGTCCGGGGCGGCAAGCAGCCCCGCATCCTCTTCGGCACCCAGGCCTCGAGCCGCCCGCCGAAGTTCGTGCTCTTCACCACCGGGTTCCTGGACCCGGGCTACCGCCGCTTCATCACCCGCCGGCTGCGCGAAACCTTCGGGTTCGAGGGCACGCCGATCGAGGTCAACATGCGTGTGCGTGAAAAGCGCGGCAAGAAGCGTTAA
- a CDS encoding lysophospholipid acyltransferase family protein, giving the protein MGWILDHVLYRTSVTGRSNVPATGPVIFAGNHISFLDGPVMFGASPRAMHILVKKEMFTGFLGRVLQGSGQLAVDRAGDRAALLTAKSVLDAGRCVGILPEGTRGSGEASAINKGVAWLALNSGATVVPVAILGTRAGGEHLDAVPRLRRRLHVSFGGALNVSRRPGETGRVSMDRAGTEIRAALARHVQDSIQRTGQPLPDADSPQERHEAVAGTPADHPIRKVQ; this is encoded by the coding sequence GTGGGCTGGATCCTGGACCACGTCCTCTACCGGACCTCGGTCACGGGACGGTCGAATGTCCCGGCGACCGGTCCGGTGATCTTCGCCGGCAACCACATCAGCTTTCTGGACGGACCGGTGATGTTCGGGGCATCCCCGCGTGCCATGCACATCCTGGTCAAGAAGGAAATGTTCACCGGCTTCCTGGGCCGGGTGCTCCAGGGCTCCGGGCAGCTGGCGGTGGACCGCGCGGGTGACCGGGCGGCCCTCCTCACGGCCAAGAGCGTGCTCGACGCCGGGCGGTGCGTCGGGATACTCCCCGAAGGCACGCGGGGGAGCGGCGAAGCCTCCGCCATCAACAAGGGGGTCGCCTGGCTCGCGCTGAACTCCGGCGCGACCGTGGTCCCCGTCGCCATCCTCGGTACCCGGGCCGGCGGCGAACACCTCGACGCCGTTCCACGGCTGCGCCGCCGGCTGCACGTCAGCTTCGGCGGAGCCCTCAACGTCAGCCGCAGGCCCGGCGAGACCGGGCGTGTTTCAATGGACAGGGCCGGAACCGAGATCCGCGCCGCGCTGGCGCGCCATGTCCAGGACTCGATCCAAAGAACAGGGCAGCCCTTGCCCGACGCGGATTCCCCGCAAGAACGTCATGAAGCAGTAGCCGGGACGCCGGCAGATCACCCCATAAGGAAAGTGCAATGA
- the cmk gene encoding (d)CMP kinase, translating into MTQELIATVDVLRPGKSLVVAIDGPSGSGKSSVSKEVARRLKLAYLDTGAMYRALTWFCLDNGTDLDDGAAVEAASKSLPLEISTSPLEEYVRVGGTDVTLAIREPSISAAVSAVATTLGARTELIRRQRELIEKHHRRMVVEGRDITTVVAPHAEVRMLLTASEEARLRRRGIQLGGSQSAEQLAAQVTQRDAKDSTVVNFTRAADGVVTLDSSELDFAGTVDAALGIVTGIVNHQALRHD; encoded by the coding sequence ATGACCCAGGAACTTATCGCAACCGTGGACGTCCTCCGCCCCGGAAAAAGCCTTGTCGTAGCCATCGACGGGCCGTCCGGATCGGGCAAGTCCAGCGTCAGCAAAGAGGTGGCACGCCGGCTCAAGCTGGCCTACCTCGACACCGGCGCCATGTACCGTGCCCTGACCTGGTTCTGCCTGGACAACGGCACGGACCTGGACGACGGCGCCGCCGTCGAGGCCGCCTCCAAGAGCCTTCCGCTGGAAATCAGCACGAGCCCGCTGGAGGAATACGTCCGGGTCGGCGGTACCGATGTCACGCTCGCGATCCGCGAGCCGTCGATATCCGCCGCCGTCAGCGCCGTTGCCACCACCCTCGGCGCCCGCACCGAACTGATCCGCCGGCAGCGCGAGCTGATCGAAAAGCACCACCGCCGCATGGTGGTCGAAGGGCGGGACATCACCACCGTCGTCGCGCCCCATGCCGAAGTGCGGATGCTGCTCACCGCGAGCGAAGAGGCGCGCCTGCGCCGCCGGGGCATCCAGCTCGGCGGCAGCCAAAGCGCCGAACAGCTCGCGGCCCAGGTGACCCAGCGCGACGCGAAGGACTCGACCGTGGTGAACTTCACCCGGGCCGCCGACGGTGTGGTGACACTGGACTCCTCGGAGCTTGACTTCGCCGGGACCGTCGACGCCGCGCTCGGCATCGTGACAGGCATCGTCAACCACCAGGCGCTCCGCCATGACTGA
- a CDS encoding prephenate dehydrogenase, which yields MSAFRTHGRGHLNGPVVVVGTGLLGTSIGLGLRGRGVAVFLSDPSPTNQAVAVDIGAGLPLARLDGEQPELVVVAAPPDVTAGVVERALADYPGATVVDIASVKAGIQAELRERGADLGRYVGTHPMAGREKSGPVAARGELFTSMPWVLCPSAETLPQALQAARALAVDLGAVVSEFGAEEHDEAVALVSHVPQVVSSLVASRLQGTPLHALSLAGNGLRDVTRIAASDPTLWVQILGANAEKVVEILHGVREDLDRVIGTLENPTAPGARLDLAQLISEGNAGQSRIPGKHGGPPQAYSWLTVLVDDTPGQIARLLTEIGEIGVNLEDLRLDHSSGQNVGMVEISVLPNKHELLIEALNDRGWRVLQ from the coding sequence ATGTCCGCCTTTCGCACCCACGGCCGCGGCCACCTCAACGGTCCGGTGGTGGTCGTGGGGACAGGGCTCCTGGGCACCAGCATAGGGCTGGGGCTGCGGGGCCGCGGAGTGGCAGTCTTCCTCTCCGACCCTTCGCCCACGAACCAGGCCGTCGCCGTCGACATCGGCGCCGGCCTGCCGTTGGCGCGCCTTGACGGCGAGCAGCCCGAACTCGTCGTGGTCGCCGCCCCGCCGGACGTCACGGCCGGCGTCGTCGAACGCGCCCTCGCGGACTACCCCGGGGCAACCGTCGTGGACATCGCCAGCGTGAAGGCCGGCATCCAGGCCGAGCTCCGCGAACGCGGCGCCGACCTCGGCCGCTACGTGGGAACCCACCCGATGGCCGGCCGCGAAAAGTCCGGTCCCGTCGCGGCCCGCGGCGAACTTTTCACCTCCATGCCGTGGGTCCTGTGCCCCTCGGCGGAGACCCTGCCCCAGGCCCTGCAGGCTGCGCGCGCGCTGGCCGTGGACCTGGGCGCCGTCGTCTCCGAATTCGGGGCCGAGGAGCACGACGAGGCGGTGGCGCTCGTCTCGCATGTCCCGCAGGTGGTGTCCTCGCTCGTGGCGAGCCGGCTGCAGGGCACACCCCTGCATGCGCTGTCCCTCGCGGGCAACGGGCTGCGGGACGTCACCCGGATCGCGGCCAGTGATCCGACCCTGTGGGTGCAGATCCTCGGGGCGAACGCGGAGAAGGTCGTGGAGATCCTGCACGGCGTCCGCGAGGACCTCGACCGTGTCATCGGCACGCTCGAGAACCCGACCGCACCCGGTGCCCGGCTGGACCTTGCCCAGCTGATCAGCGAAGGCAACGCCGGCCAGTCCCGCATCCCGGGCAAGCACGGCGGACCCCCGCAGGCCTACTCGTGGCTGACAGTCCTGGTGGACGACACACCCGGACAGATCGCCCGGCTCCTGACGGAGATCGGCGAGATCGGCGTCAACCTCGAGGACCTCCGCCTGGACCACTCCTCGGGCCAGAACGTGGGCATGGTGGAAATCTCCGTCCTGCCGAACAAGCACGAACTGCTCATCGAAGCCCTCAACGACCGTGGATGGCGGGTACTCCAGTAA
- a CDS encoding pseudouridine synthase, protein MTQAGRQGSPRNSSGRNSAGQNFAGRSSAGQNPAQGSGRGALGGGSRSGGAGFKGGGDRPFKRPKPREEAFIDPDLQGPDGAPSARPSTSRPASGDWKSKAPSGKEAARKAAARKPGFGKAPGTPGALKPKPRTGAAKSAGPRAFGSERFGQNLGPVRKPARKRGPRADVPQSEVHDQDGIRLQKVMASAGVASRRVCEEMIAEGRVEVDGQVVTELGVRVDPKTAVIHVDGLRIQLDENMVYMVFNKPKGVVSTMEDPDGRPCVSDFVRNNHGERLFHVGRLDVATEGLLLLTNDGELANRLTHPSYEVPKTYLVQVRGPFPQGVGAQLKAGVELEDGIASVDSFKLVDSTPGHVLIEVVLHSGKNRIVRRLFDAVGFPVLRLVRVKVGPIGLGDQRQGSIRNLGKQEVGHLLASVGL, encoded by the coding sequence ATGACACAGGCGGGACGCCAGGGTTCACCACGTAACAGTTCGGGACGCAACAGTGCCGGACAAAACTTTGCCGGACGCAGCAGTGCCGGACAAAACCCGGCGCAGGGCTCAGGCCGCGGCGCACTGGGCGGCGGAAGCCGCAGCGGCGGAGCCGGCTTCAAGGGCGGCGGAGACCGCCCCTTCAAGCGCCCCAAGCCCCGCGAAGAAGCCTTCATCGATCCGGACCTGCAGGGCCCCGACGGCGCGCCGTCGGCCAGGCCGTCGACAAGCCGGCCGGCCTCCGGGGACTGGAAGTCCAAGGCTCCCTCCGGCAAGGAGGCAGCCCGCAAGGCCGCCGCCCGCAAGCCCGGCTTCGGCAAGGCACCCGGCACCCCCGGTGCCCTCAAGCCCAAACCGCGCACCGGCGCCGCGAAGTCCGCCGGCCCCCGGGCCTTCGGCAGCGAACGCTTCGGCCAGAACCTCGGACCCGTGCGCAAGCCGGCCCGCAAGCGCGGACCCCGCGCCGACGTGCCCCAGTCCGAAGTCCACGACCAGGACGGCATCCGCCTGCAGAAGGTCATGGCGTCGGCCGGCGTCGCCTCCCGCCGCGTCTGCGAGGAAATGATCGCCGAAGGCCGCGTTGAGGTCGACGGCCAGGTCGTCACCGAGCTCGGCGTCCGCGTCGACCCGAAGACCGCCGTGATCCACGTCGACGGACTCCGCATCCAGCTCGACGAGAACATGGTCTACATGGTGTTCAACAAGCCCAAGGGCGTTGTCTCCACCATGGAAGACCCGGACGGCCGTCCCTGCGTCAGCGACTTCGTCCGCAACAACCACGGCGAACGCCTGTTCCACGTCGGCCGTCTCGACGTCGCCACCGAGGGGCTGCTGCTGCTGACGAACGACGGCGAACTCGCCAACCGCCTGACGCACCCCTCCTACGAAGTCCCGAAGACCTACCTCGTGCAGGTCCGCGGGCCGTTCCCGCAGGGCGTCGGCGCACAGCTCAAGGCCGGCGTCGAACTTGAAGACGGCATCGCTTCGGTGGACTCCTTCAAACTCGTGGACTCCACCCCCGGCCACGTGCTGATCGAGGTCGTGCTGCACTCGGGCAAGAACCGGATCGTCCGGCGCCTCTTCGACGCCGTCGGTTTCCCGGTGCTCCGCCTGGTCCGCGTGAAGGTCGGCCCGATCGGCCTGGGCGACCAGCGCCAGGGCAGCATCCGCAACCTCGGCAAGCAGGAAGTCGGCCACCTGCTGGCATCCGTAGGGCTGTAG
- the scpB gene encoding SMC-Scp complex subunit ScpB, whose protein sequence is MVIDQPATATELASGLNLTLDVVEELLAELQREYNGYTVNAPAVDDASTAINSAGFSATPRGFELRNIAGGWRIYSRAEFADIVGAFVLEGQTARLTQAALETLAVIAYRQPVSRARVSAIRGVNVDSVVRTLTQRGLIEDSGTDPESGAVLYRTTSYFLERMGIGSVAELPQLSPHLPGLEGIEEFYDAARM, encoded by the coding sequence ATGGTGATCGACCAGCCGGCGACGGCGACGGAGCTCGCCTCCGGACTGAACCTGACCCTCGACGTCGTCGAGGAACTGCTCGCGGAACTGCAGCGGGAGTATAACGGCTATACTGTTAATGCCCCGGCTGTGGACGACGCCAGTACTGCTATCAATAGTGCCGGTTTCAGTGCCACTCCCCGGGGTTTTGAATTGCGGAATATCGCCGGAGGTTGGCGGATCTATTCCCGCGCTGAGTTCGCCGATATTGTCGGCGCGTTCGTGCTGGAGGGACAGACAGCCAGGCTGACGCAGGCGGCGCTCGAAACGCTCGCCGTCATCGCTTACCGCCAGCCTGTTTCCAGGGCGCGGGTGTCTGCAATTCGAGGAGTTAATGTTGACTCTGTCGTGCGGACGCTGACGCAGCGCGGGCTGATCGAAGACTCGGGAACCGATCCTGAATCCGGGGCCGTCCTGTACCGCACGACGTCGTATTTCCTGGAGCGGATGGGAATCGGCTCGGTGGCGGAATTGCCGCAACTTTCACCCCATCTTCCGGGGCTGGAAGGCATCGAAGAGTTCTACGACGCAGCGAGAATGTAG
- a CDS encoding segregation and condensation protein A has product MAETGPSTAQPRLGPAGKKPGFEVRLANFTGPFDLLLGLISKHQLDITEVALSTVTDEFIKYIKRLQNLGEEWALDEASEFLVIAATLLDLKAARLLPAGEVEDEEDIALLEARDLLFARLLQYKAFKHVAGMMGSTLELEARRYPRQVALEGHFAALLPELLWRHTPQQFASLAEAALKPKEAAPTEVGLVHLHGTAVSVKEQAELLGRRLQLGTPLTFRALIADAESTLVVVARFLALLELFRDKAVAFEQLLPLGDLTVRWTADDGAWSSENLSEEYEEKP; this is encoded by the coding sequence GTGGCAGAAACAGGCCCTTCCACAGCGCAGCCGCGGCTTGGGCCGGCCGGGAAGAAGCCCGGCTTCGAGGTCCGGCTGGCGAACTTCACCGGCCCCTTCGATCTCCTGCTGGGCCTGATTTCCAAACACCAGCTGGACATTACCGAAGTGGCGCTGTCCACCGTCACCGATGAGTTCATCAAGTACATCAAGCGCCTGCAGAACCTGGGCGAGGAATGGGCCCTTGATGAGGCCAGCGAATTCCTCGTCATCGCCGCCACCCTGCTGGACCTCAAAGCCGCCCGGCTGTTGCCTGCCGGCGAAGTTGAGGACGAGGAAGACATTGCGCTGCTGGAAGCCCGCGACCTCCTCTTCGCCCGGCTCCTGCAGTACAAAGCGTTCAAGCACGTGGCGGGCATGATGGGTTCCACCCTCGAACTCGAGGCCCGGCGCTATCCGCGGCAGGTGGCGCTGGAGGGGCACTTCGCGGCGCTCCTGCCGGAACTCCTCTGGCGGCACACCCCGCAGCAGTTCGCTTCCCTGGCCGAGGCCGCGCTCAAGCCCAAGGAAGCGGCGCCCACCGAGGTGGGCCTCGTCCACCTGCACGGCACTGCCGTCAGCGTCAAGGAGCAGGCCGAACTGCTGGGCCGCCGGCTGCAGCTCGGCACCCCCCTGACCTTCCGGGCCCTGATCGCCGACGCCGAATCCACCCTCGTGGTGGTGGCACGCTTCCTGGCGCTGCTGGAGCTGTTCCGGGACAAGGCGGTGGCGTTCGAACAGTTGCTTCCGCTGGGGGACCTGACAGTCCGCTGGACCGCCGACGACGGGGCCTGGAGCAGCGAAAACCTGAGTGAAGAATATGAGGAGAAGCCGTGA
- a CDS encoding ParA family protein gives MSSEQGSATLEGIDLDLEDAVMGPTGRPQRDFPEPAPLSSHGPARVIAMVNQKGGVGKTTSTINLAAALAEYGRRVLVVDFDPQGALSAGLGINPHELDLTVYNVLMDRKVDIRDAIHKTGVENLDLLPANIDLSAAEVQLVNEVAREQVLDRALKKVEDDYDVVLIDCQPSLGLLTVNALTAAHGVIIPLICEFFALRAVALLVETIDKVQDRLNPRLQVDGVLATMYDARTLHSREVISRLVEAFGDKVFETVIKRSIKFADATVAAEPITSYAGNHIGADAYRSLAKELISRGGAP, from the coding sequence GTGAGCAGCGAACAGGGTTCAGCAACTCTGGAAGGCATCGACCTCGATCTGGAAGACGCTGTCATGGGCCCCACCGGGCGCCCTCAACGCGACTTTCCGGAGCCCGCGCCGCTGTCATCCCACGGCCCCGCGCGGGTCATCGCCATGGTCAACCAGAAGGGCGGGGTGGGTAAAACCACCTCCACCATCAACCTTGCCGCCGCGCTGGCTGAATACGGCCGCCGTGTCCTTGTCGTGGACTTCGACCCGCAGGGTGCCCTCTCCGCCGGCCTCGGCATCAACCCGCACGAACTGGACCTCACGGTCTACAACGTCCTCATGGACCGCAAGGTCGACATCCGCGACGCCATCCACAAGACCGGCGTGGAAAACCTGGACCTGCTCCCGGCCAACATCGACCTCTCCGCCGCGGAAGTCCAGCTCGTCAACGAGGTTGCCCGCGAACAGGTGCTGGACCGGGCCCTGAAGAAGGTCGAGGATGACTACGACGTCGTCCTGATCGACTGCCAGCCCTCGCTGGGCCTGCTCACGGTCAACGCGCTGACGGCGGCCCACGGCGTCATCATCCCGCTGATCTGCGAGTTCTTCGCCCTGCGCGCCGTCGCACTGCTGGTGGAGACCATCGACAAGGTCCAGGACCGGCTGAATCCGCGGCTCCAGGTCGACGGCGTCCTCGCCACCATGTACGACGCCCGCACGCTGCACAGCCGGGAGGTGATCTCCCGCCTCGTGGAGGCCTTCGGCGACAAGGTCTTCGAAACCGTCATCAAGCGCTCCATCAAGTTCGCCGACGCCACGGTCGCGGCCGAGCCCATCACCAGCTACGCCGGCAACCACATCGGCGCCGACGCCTACCGGAGCCTGGCCAAAGAGCTCATTTCGCGCGGCGGCGCACCCTAG
- a CDS encoding cation:dicarboxylate symporter family transporter, with the protein MTSQRGESAALAATPVKKRKRLDKSHYLYIAVIVAVVLGALVGLMFPEAGKSLKPLGDGFIKLIKMMIGPVIFCTIVLGIGSIAKAATVGKVGGLALGYFMVMSTFALAIGLVVGNLIHPGEGLKLAPYDPNKKAATDSTVDFLLGIIPGDIPVLPTLLAAILVGFALQRMGAQGAPILKAVGYGQALVFRILVMIMWLAPVGAFGAIAAVVGATGVQAIFSMATLMVAFYVTCALFIVVILGGLLKIVAGVSIFRLMKYLGREYLLIFSTSSSEAALPRLIAKMEHLGVSKPVVGVTVPTGYSFNLDGTAIYLTMASLFVANAMGTPLDLGAQVSLLIFMIIASKGAAGVTGAGLATLAAGLQAHAPQLLGGVGMIVGIDRFMSEARALTNFTGNAVATVLIGTWVKEIDGGQVERVLSGSEPFNELTMIAGHGAPEEEAAPEKPVLANA; encoded by the coding sequence ATGACCTCTCAACGAGGAGAGTCAGCGGCGCTGGCCGCGACACCGGTCAAGAAGCGCAAGCGGCTCGACAAGTCCCATTATCTCTACATCGCGGTCATCGTGGCCGTCGTCCTCGGCGCCCTGGTCGGGCTGATGTTCCCCGAGGCGGGCAAGTCCCTGAAGCCGCTGGGCGACGGGTTCATCAAACTCATCAAGATGATGATCGGCCCGGTCATCTTCTGCACCATCGTCCTCGGCATCGGTTCCATCGCCAAGGCGGCCACGGTCGGCAAGGTCGGCGGCCTGGCACTGGGCTACTTCATGGTGATGTCCACGTTCGCGCTGGCCATCGGCCTGGTCGTGGGTAACCTGATCCACCCGGGAGAGGGCCTCAAGCTCGCCCCCTACGACCCGAACAAGAAGGCGGCCACGGACAGCACGGTCGACTTCCTGCTGGGCATCATCCCGGGCGACATCCCGGTCCTGCCGACCCTTCTCGCCGCGATCCTGGTCGGCTTCGCCCTGCAGCGGATGGGCGCACAGGGCGCTCCGATCCTCAAGGCCGTCGGCTACGGCCAGGCCCTCGTGTTCCGCATCCTGGTCATGATCATGTGGCTGGCCCCGGTCGGAGCCTTCGGCGCGATCGCCGCCGTCGTCGGTGCCACCGGCGTGCAGGCCATCTTCAGCATGGCGACCCTGATGGTCGCCTTCTACGTCACCTGCGCCTTGTTCATCGTCGTGATCCTCGGCGGACTGCTCAAGATCGTCGCCGGCGTCAGCATCTTCCGGCTGATGAAGTACCTGGGCCGCGAGTACCTGCTGATCTTCTCCACTTCATCCTCCGAAGCCGCGCTGCCCCGGCTGATCGCGAAAATGGAGCACCTCGGGGTGTCCAAGCCGGTCGTTGGCGTCACGGTCCCCACCGGCTACTCCTTCAACCTCGACGGTACGGCCATCTACCTGACGATGGCTTCGCTGTTCGTGGCCAACGCCATGGGCACTCCGCTGGACCTGGGCGCCCAGGTCTCGCTGCTGATCTTCATGATCATTGCCTCCAAGGGCGCCGCAGGCGTCACCGGTGCCGGCCTGGCCACGCTGGCCGCGGGACTCCAGGCGCATGCGCCGCAGCTTCTGGGCGGCGTGGGCATGATCGTCGGCATCGACCGCTTTATGTCCGAAGCCCGGGCGCTGACCAACTTCACCGGCAACGCCGTGGCCACCGTGCTGATCGGCACCTGGGTCAAGGAGATCGACGGCGGACAGGTCGAGCGTGTCCTCTCCGGCAGCGAGCCCTTCAACGAACTGACCATGATCGCCGGACACGGTGCGCCTGAGGAGGAAGCGGCTCCGGAAAAGCCGGTCCTGGCCAACGCCTAG
- a CDS encoding sensor histidine kinase — MIHRWSIARRLFVAHLLFMLALTAIVGTATFVDARDHAYDEAGRRMAAVATAVADNPLVLGAAGAADPTALLQPYALKVMADADADFITIMAPDRTRWTHPREEELGKPYIGSIDAALQGRVFTEMTAGTLGPSVRTIAPVKDADGTVRALVAAGVTVRTVDIAVSGRLPALVAIGLALLAGGSVASWLLGRYLRQVTRGWGPEQLAQLFAYYESVLHSVREGVILIDPKGKVVMYNDQAAVLLGLTPLSSDVGGASADGGRQEAPSLAELPLDPSLRELFESGRTALDEIHLTGPRILVVNQGPAVGPGPAGGRATPDVYGTVATIRDRTEIESLGSELETMRTLSDALRAQTHEHANRLHTIVSLMELGRGPEALDFATQDLELSQRLTDDVVSSIDEPVLGALIMGKAAEAHERGVELTLNTVGNGTGPSAVTGLAVQDLVAILGNLLDNAIDAAAEAPAPKLVELTVEASAGSLAITVEDSGPGIDPQAVEDIFRHGFSTKTPGPFGRGLGLALVRQAVQRLGGTMTITSPAGALFRVTLPTASAASMPASTAASPSASLTTEGQL, encoded by the coding sequence ATGATCCACCGCTGGAGCATCGCCAGACGGCTGTTTGTGGCCCACCTGCTCTTTATGCTGGCGCTGACGGCCATCGTCGGCACCGCCACCTTCGTTGACGCGCGCGACCACGCGTATGACGAAGCCGGCCGGCGGATGGCCGCCGTCGCGACTGCGGTGGCAGATAATCCCCTCGTGCTGGGTGCGGCGGGCGCCGCAGATCCCACCGCCCTGCTGCAGCCGTATGCCCTGAAGGTGATGGCGGACGCGGACGCGGATTTCATCACGATCATGGCCCCGGACCGCACCCGTTGGACCCATCCCCGGGAGGAGGAACTCGGGAAGCCGTATATCGGCTCCATCGATGCCGCCCTCCAGGGCCGGGTGTTCACCGAGATGACGGCCGGCACTCTCGGCCCCTCGGTGCGCACCATCGCCCCGGTCAAGGATGCGGATGGCACGGTCCGGGCGCTGGTGGCGGCCGGCGTGACCGTCCGCACCGTGGACATCGCCGTCTCCGGCAGGCTGCCGGCGCTGGTGGCCATCGGGCTGGCCCTGCTCGCCGGCGGATCGGTGGCGTCCTGGCTGCTGGGGCGGTATCTCCGCCAGGTCACCCGGGGCTGGGGCCCGGAGCAGCTCGCCCAGCTCTTCGCCTACTACGAATCGGTGCTCCACTCGGTCCGTGAAGGCGTCATCCTGATCGATCCCAAGGGCAAGGTCGTCATGTACAACGACCAGGCCGCCGTACTGCTCGGACTCACACCGCTCTCGTCCGACGTCGGAGGTGCATCGGCCGACGGCGGCCGGCAGGAGGCGCCGTCGCTCGCCGAGCTCCCGCTGGACCCCAGCCTTCGGGAGCTGTTCGAGTCGGGCCGGACCGCGCTGGACGAGATCCACCTGACCGGCCCGCGGATCCTGGTGGTCAACCAGGGACCGGCCGTCGGGCCCGGCCCGGCCGGCGGCCGCGCAACCCCGGACGTCTACGGGACCGTGGCCACGATCCGCGACCGCACTGAGATCGAATCGCTGGGCAGCGAGCTGGAGACCATGCGCACCCTCTCCGATGCCCTGCGCGCCCAGACCCACGAACACGCCAACCGGCTGCATACGATCGTCTCCCTGATGGAACTGGGACGCGGCCCTGAAGCGCTGGACTTCGCCACCCAGGACCTCGAGCTGAGCCAGCGGCTGACCGATGACGTGGTGAGCTCCATCGACGAGCCCGTGCTCGGTGCCCTCATCATGGGAAAGGCCGCCGAGGCCCACGAGCGCGGCGTCGAACTGACCCTCAACACCGTGGGAAACGGGACTGGACCGTCCGCCGTGACCGGCCTGGCCGTGCAGGACCTCGTGGCGATCCTGGGCAACCTGCTGGACAACGCCATCGACGCCGCGGCTGAGGCTCCGGCCCCGAAACTCGTGGAGCTCACGGTGGAAGCATCCGCCGGGTCCCTGGCGATCACGGTGGAGGACAGCGGGCCCGGGATCGACCCGCAGGCCGTGGAGGACATCTTCCGGCATGGTTTCAGCACCAAGACTCCGGGGCCGTTCGGGCGGGGACTCGGCCTGGCCCTGGTCCGCCAGGCGGTGCAGCGGCTCGGCGGTACCATGACAATCACGAGCCCGGCCGGGGCGCTGTTCCGCGTTACGCTGCCAACGGCTTCGGCTGCATCGATGCCGGCATCAACAGCGGCATCGCCGTCTGCATCACTGACCACAGAGGGACAGCTATGA